In the Lytechinus variegatus isolate NC3 chromosome 17, Lvar_3.0, whole genome shotgun sequence genome, TAGTCCTCATCCTCATCGTAACCATCGTCGCAATTTGCATCTGTAAATGGCCTCGTCGTAAGGTTCCGCGTCATGTCGACCCGCGAATCATCCTCAAAGATGTCAATCACGTCGAAGTCATCTCCAACCCCGGCGTCCCCGCGTCGCCGACAATGCCTCGGTTCTCCACCGCCGGCGACGGCCTAATGGTCCGGAAGATCGACCTCACCATCCCACCAGAAGTTCCATCCGTCGATCCGCCGCCACTCCCGTCGAGGCCGCCGTCGATGGCGGCTGTTCAAAAGAAAGCGTCTTCGAAGAGGCGAAAGAGTAAAAAGAACCAACTGCGCCTCGTAGATGATAATTACCGAGGCCTTGAAGAACCGAACTTCAGTACCATGATACCGGATATCACAATCATGGATGTGGATATATCCGATCATAAGCGGTTCGAGTTCAACTTGGATCCGACCGAATGCGAGAGGGACAAACTTATAttggattgattttttttaccctcATATTCTCTGGAGCCAATAAATCCTGTGAGTCCTGGATGCAAACTTGGACGAGCAGATATAATAATGACAGTATTGAGAAGACTTCCGTTTTTATTGTGAATGTACATAGCGTGTAGATCACGTTAatacttgtttttatatttcttcattgAATGTGAAAGATGTAGTTAATATGGATCAAAATTACACTTCAGAGGAGAAGCTAAATTATCATGGTTTGTTTTCGAGCAAAAGAGCCTTGTATTTGAAAAAGATTTTAAACAATGAACGAAAAATATTTGGATATACTGTTTTTCTATGACCTCGTAACATCTTGATGGCACTTGAGGGAGAGTCTGGATTATTCGGGAAGAGGATTGCTACTGGTTACTCGAAATCAAGGAGTTCCTGGGCCAGCACCAAAGCTATTCTTTCAATTCAAAGTTCCCTTCTGTATAAAGATAATTCTGAAAGTACCGTCGTTTCGGTTTGTCCCGATTGAGTCAGGTTGGTTCCGAATACGTGTGATGATTGAAAACGTTTCTTGGAAGGGCTTGTCGGCGACAgactgacagttaccatagtaacagtgcttctcagccaatcaaaaacgAAGGAAAGTTGCAAGATTTGACAAGATGTCGGATGACAGAAATTGACTCCTGAGGAGTTACAATGTGATACCGATATATTGGATCTCTATTGTGAAATAATGAGTTCAGAACTGGCCATCACGAAACCTTTTCTTGTTGATACGAACATGCGAAAATGTACTGAATTCTCACTTGGACGTGTGTGAAGTGATTCAATAACATCGAACCTGGTTCAAATCTGGATAGAGGAAATGTGC is a window encoding:
- the LOC121431441 gene encoding uncharacterized protein LOC121431441 gives rise to the protein MIFSQSPWIWFIPVFLVLILIVTIVAICICKWPRRKVPRHVDPRIILKDVNHVEVISNPGVPASPTMPRFSTAGDGLMVRKIDLTIPPEVPSVDPPPLPSRPPSMAAVQKKASSKRRKSKKNQLRLVDDNYRGLEEPNFSTMIPDITIMDVDISDHKRFEFNLDPTECERDKLILD